The following coding sequences lie in one Pelecanus crispus isolate bPelCri1 chromosome 9, bPelCri1.pri, whole genome shotgun sequence genomic window:
- the TTC14 gene encoding tetratricopeptide repeat protein 14, with product MDRELLRQALSYHGPALLSLLRAEQHDNPDFRGLLPPPGAALEPPRGAPPPPAAGKEKASIDTEIKRFIAKKADLLFAHSWKPNGPLSETIEENEECYAVMPPLERFMEVPREDRRELFFRDIERGDIVIGRITSIREFGFFMVLICLGSGVIREISDLEITALCPLRDVPSQSNHGDPLSYYQTGDLIRAAVKDVDRYHEKLTVSLYSSALPPNLSSTKLGVITSDDFPLHYRRSMEVANTAETFEDVLHRSPGFANPSLVEYLAEKLGLSESNPPSLMRSLQINNFNEEDFAPALRKKQSASWALKCVKAGVDYFKVGRHVEAMNEYNKALEIDPQNVEALVARGALYATKGSLNKAIGDFEIALENCPTHRNARKYLCQTLVERGGQLEEEDKLLNAENYYKKALSLDETFQEAEEALTKLRKHMQKSLEMREKQAAKEERQKEKKVETSAEKLRKLLKEEKRLKKKRKVSTSSSSSSSSSSSSSSSDSSSDVSISSSSSSSDHKKHKKKRRNRSESARSSKKCSSRACSHYKDQIRKEEWYSPPADTSASFLNQNFEVEKLLERQDSVACPKTEVREKDRHCSFSRTSGDDEDTFGGRSEDSRDSYSSSRTLSGSSKTERYGKTDRFFSSWRGSSGSYHKSDDKPRMHYFRRLERDVEGRREHFKKHGSGQDRYYMSPAGSDYSGKSVGKYRSYSSTCLREGEKSSDSDRHVESHHKNDSECKNRKRSYEETNKTDEPDEEMSFNGAAQTESGIKRNLPQNLVNIFNQIAEFEREKGSKQKKQ from the exons atGGACCGGGAGCTGCTGCGTCAGGCGCTGAGCTACCACGGCCCCGCGCTGCTCTCGCTGCTCCGCGCCGAGCAGCACGACAACCCCGACTTCCGcgggctgctgccgccgccgggggctgccctcgagccgccccgcggggccccgccccccccggccgccgg GAAAGAGAAGGCGAGCATTGACACCGAGATAAAGCGCTTCATTGCCAAAAAAGCTGATCTCCTTTTTGCTCACTCGTGGAAACCCAACGGGCCTCTCTCCGAGACgattgaagaaaatgaag AGTGCTATGCTGTTATGCCTCCCCTGGAACGGTTCATGGAGGTTCCCAGGGAAGACAggagagaattattttttcgAGACATTGAACGTGGCGATATTGTGATTGGGAGGATTACTTCTATTCGTGAATTTGGCTTTTTCATGGTGTTGATTTGTCTGGGAAGTGGTGTCATACGGGAGATTTCAGATTTAGAAATCACT GCTCTTTGTCCTTTGAGAGATGTGCCTTCTCAAAGCAACCATGGAGATCCTTTATCTTATTACCAAACTGGAGACCTTATTAGAG CTGCAGTCAAGGACGTTGATCGTTACCATGAGAAGCTCACGGTGTCGCTTTACAGCTCAGCTCTTCCACCCAATCTTTCCAGTACAAAACTGGGCGTAATTACTTCTGATGACTTCCCATTACACTATAG gcgaAGTATGGAAGTTGCTAATACAGCAGAGACTTTCGAAGATGTTTTGCATCGTTCCCCAGGATTTGCTAATCCATCGTTAGTTGAATATTTAGCAGAAAAACTAGGACTAAGTGAATCAAATCCACCGTCTTTGATGAGAAGTCTTCAAAT taaTAATTTCAATGAAGAAGATTTTGCCCCTGCATTGAGGAAAAAGCAATCTGCATCTTGGGCCTTGAAATG cgTGAAGGCTGGGGTTGATTATTTTAAGGTTGGGCGCCATGTGGAAGCCATGAATGAGTACAACAAGGCTTTGGAAATTGATCCACAAAACGTTGAAGCTTTGGTAGCACGTGGAGCTCT GTATGCAACAAAAGGAAGTCTGAACAAAGCCATAGGTGATTTTGAAATTGCTTTAGAAAACTGTCCTACCCatagaaatgcaagaaaataccTCTGTCAGACACTTGTGGAAAGAGGCGGGCA GTTGGAAGAGGAAGACAAACTACTAAATGCTGAGAACTACTATAAAAAAGCCTTAAGTTTGGATGAGACTTTTCAGGAAGCAGAAGAGGCTTTAACGAAACTCCGTAAGCACATGCAG aaatctttggaAATGAGGGAGAAACAAGCTGCCaaagaagagagacagaaagaaaagaaagtagaaaCAAGTGCAGAAAAATTGCGTAAGctcttaaaagaagaaaaaag gttgaagaagaaaaggaaagtatcgacttcctcctcctcctcctcttcctcctcttcttcctcatcaTCAAGTGATTCTTCATCAGATGTatcaatttcttcttcctcctcttcctctgatCACaagaaacataagaaaaagcGTCGGAATAGATCAGAGTCTGCCCGCAGCTCCAAAAAATGCTCATCTAGAGCTTGTTCCCATTACAAAGATCAGATTAGGAAAGAGGAGTGGTATTCGCCTCCGGCTGATacctctgcttcctttcttaACCAAAATTTTGAAGTGGAAAAACTGCTGGAAAGGCAGGACAGCGTAGCATGTCCAAAAACAGAAgtaagagagaaagacagacactGTTCTTTTTCGAGGACTTCAGGTGATGATGAAGACACTTTTGGAGGTAGGTCTGAAGATTCAAGAGATTCTTACAGTAGCTCCAGAACTCTGTCAGGTAGTAGCAAAACTGAAAGATATGGTAAAACTGATAGATTTTTCTCCAGTTGGAGGGGTTCTTCAGGTTCGTATCATAAGTCAGATGATAAACCCAGGATGCATTATTTTAGGAGATTAGAAAGGGACGTagaggggagaagagagcacTTTAAAAAACACGGCTCAGGTCAAGACAGGTATTATATGTCTCCAGCAGGGTCTGACTATTCTGGCAAGTCGGTGGGAAAGTACAGATCATACTCTAGCACCTGCTTACGTGAAGGTGAGAAAAGTTCCGATAGTGATAGGCATGTGGAAAGTCACCATAAAAATGACAGCGAGTGTAAGAATAGGAAAAGAAGTTACGAGGAGACTAATAAAACAGATGAACCAGATGAGGAAATGTCTTTCAATGGTGCAGCACAAACAGAAAGTGGCATTAAAAGAAACCTGCCCCAGAATTTAGTTAACATATTCAATCAAATAGCTGAGTTTGAGAGGGAAAAAGGAAGTaagcagaagaaacagtga